In Xiphophorus maculatus strain JP 163 A chromosome 15, X_maculatus-5.0-male, whole genome shotgun sequence, the following are encoded in one genomic region:
- the LOC102222744 gene encoding collagen alpha-1(X) chain-like, translating to MDLRVTSLLFVLLTLAEGTPERYYAPKVTKVPYPVKSHSVAGPQGPPGPPGEPGPMGPSGPPGERGVGHTGPRGPPGPPGAPGLSQAGKPGTPGAPGKPGIPGGPGERGLNGATGPMGPRGAPGIPGTPGPAGLSAAGKPGPAGLQGPMGHRGEPGLKGHPGIPGLHGPKGERGIGVPGVQGPPGGTGPMGPSGMPGKPGVGKPGSPGYPGEPGKAGTPGRDGAPGPMGLPGLKGHTGPPGVGAPGKPGQNGTPGTPGPMGSRGPQGPAGQPGSPGMPGVGKTGEPGIPGSRGTPGSPGTTGQKGEPGPTGFTGQPGAPGPIGPAGPQGARGFQGESGPVGPKGDIGMVGAPGPRGSKGEQGAQGFTGKPGVPGAVGPAGVPGHNGAQGPKGSQGHGGPPGSPGANGAPGLKGHTGAPGAPGKSGEPGLPGESGPVGPPGPSGPSGLKGHPGLPGPPGPAGLTAKGISGPMGPPGPPGQRGHDGLPGPAGPPGPPGPPGEMMYHHEKSMPIKSHEVMMPHEVMKAPMSAFSAVLTMAYPPAGTPIAFNQVLYNGENHYDPHSGVFTCQIPGLYYFSFHVHVNGANALVALYKNEEPSVFIYDEYNKGFLDQMAGSAVFMLHPGDRVYVQVPDEESNGIFAADNVHCGFSGFLIAST from the exons ATGGACTTGAGGGTAACAAGCCTCCTTTTTGTCCTCCTGACTTTGGCCGAGGGAACCCCCGAGAGATACTACGCGCCAAAAGTGACAAAGGTCCCATACCCCGTGAAGAGTCACT CTGTTGCAGGACCACAAGGTCCTCCAGGACCCCCAGGTGAGCCAGGACCAATGGGACCATCTGGACCTCCTGGAGAAAGGGGTGTTGGACACACTGGACCTCGGGGCCCACCAGGACCACCTGGAGCCCCTGGCCTCTCTCAGGCTGGCAAACCTGGTACCCCAGGTGCTCCTGGAAAACCAGGAATCCCTGGTGGACCTGGTGAAAGAGGATTAAACGGTGCTACTGGACCAATGGGACCAAGAGGTGCCCCCGGTATACCTGGAACCCCTGGACCTGCTGGACTTTCAGCCGCTGGAAAACCTGGACCAGCAGGGCTTCAGGGTCCAATGGGTCACAGAGGAGAACCTGGTTTGAAGGGGCATCCTGGTATCCCTGGTCTTCATGGTCCAAAAGGAGAGAGAGGCATTGGTGTTCCTGGGGTCCAGGGTCCACCAGGTGGAACTGGGCCAATGGGCCCATCTGGCATGCCTGGCAAACCTGGAGTTGGCAAGCCTGGTTCCCCTGGCTATCCGGGAGAACCTGGAAAGGCTGGAACGCCAGGAAGGGATGGTGCCCCTGGGCCAATGGGTTTGCCAGGTCTTAAGGGTCACACTGGACCTCCAGGTGTAGGAGCACCAGGAAAACCAGGCCAGAATGGTACCCCAGGTACACCTGGACCTATGGGATCCAGAGGTCCACAGGGACCTGCTGGTCAACCAGGCTCCCCTGGCATGCCAGGTGTTGGTAAGACTGGTGAACCCGGAATACCAGGATCCAGAGGAACTCCAGGAAGTCCAGGAACCACTGGTCAGAAAGGAGAACCAGGCCCAACTGGATTTACTGGTCAACCAGGTGCTCCCGGTCCTATAGGCCCAGCTGGTCCACAGGGTGCAAGAGGATTTCAGGGTGAGTCAGGCCCAGTAGGACCCAAAGGTGATATTGGTATGGTTGGTGCACCAGGCCCAAGAGGATCCAAGGGTGAGCAGGGAGCACAAGGCTTTACTGGAAAACCAGGTGTTCCTGGTGCAGTAGGTCCCGCAGGAGTTCCAGGCCATAATGGAGCACAGGGTCCAAAGGGTTCACAAGGCCATGGTGGCCCTCCAGGAAGTCCTGGTGCAAATGGTGCACCTGGACTTAAAGGACACACAGGGGCCCCAGGAGCACCAGGTAAAAGTGGTGAACCTGGACTGCCAGGAGAATCAGGACCAGTTGGGCCCCCTGGTCCATCAGGCCCCTCTGGACTTAAGGGACACCCAGGTCTCCCAGGTCCACCTGGTCCAGCAGGCCTGACAGCTAAGGGAATTTCTGGTCCTATGGGTCCCCCAGGACCTCCAGGTCAGAGAGGCCATGATGGTCTCCCTGGTCCTGCTGGTCCTCCTGGTCCACCTGGTCCCCCAGGAGAGATGATGTACCACCATGAAAAGAGCATGCCAATCAAGTCCCATGAGGTTATGATGCCTCATGAAGTGATGAAGGCTCCCATGTCTGCCTTTAGTGCTGTGCTGACCATGGCCTACCCCCCTGCTGGAACCCCTATTGCTTTCAATCAGGTTCTTTATAATGGAGAGAACCACTATGACCCCCACAGCGGTGTGTTCACCTGTCAGATCCCAGGTCTTTACTATTTTAGCTTCCACGTGCATGTCAATGGTGCAAATGCATTGGTGGCCCTCTACAAAAATGAGGAGCCTTCGGTTTTCATTTATGATGAATACAACAAGGGCTTCTTGGATCAGATGGCAGGCAGTGCTGTTTTTATGCTGCACCCAGGGGACAGAGTCTATGTTCAAGTTCCCGATGAGGAAAGCAATGGTATATTTGCTGCTGACAATGTTCACTGTGGGTTCTCTGGGTTCTTGATTGCCTCAACGTGA